A stretch of the Drosophila sulfurigaster albostrigata strain 15112-1811.04 chromosome 2L, ASM2355843v2, whole genome shotgun sequence genome encodes the following:
- the LOC133847245 gene encoding mucin-5AC has protein sequence MRREEETATTTTTTTLTATTTTKRSAASEAKMTLRLVSILSLALFLVLPAQLDAFITQNTGCHHNGTWYADKSVVPSMEKCLNCQCNRKTLVCRLKVCPEMPMPPPRGCVVVQKKNTCCPYLSCARLDAFYKIPTKRRIIAYLDHYERESIDRVVNDNMLQRRSDDSDVDLFVCVKNGTVYKSGSAMSSSNLCSYCYCIGGTEKCVKPKCMLPVEGCKPIFVDSTCCPVRYDCSSKTSGKSSQEVRYRKTSNKHFQRMSQRLQRNRGCTVNSQFYAEGQKMRSDTDKPCDICFCIRGTRRCAPKKCSPALKNCIPVVPKGQCCPSSYDCGSQRDYRRSQSSRQFNLYNLLFGKEEQEAEAAAAAAMMPQNSMMAEHYPHDRHPTLPTVGDAMEASSEKSIMDTLREGLEFIDGNNNQMLASNMDLVTAATPAPIIQDGSTTELSLLDLLLGPSTQQSEVKVTQESLTTTKKPLSWVDLLLGPDEEDVAAVTESSIESNTALAQLETQPSVASSTLSSIKRIADDFDDQLGSDEIAVGELPAEAQQILLSNSQSKEEEIETTAKPANDLFNAFLNGLSDMLDGNATSSSTTTTPTTTTTTTRRPTVKVQHAAPMFRPLPSNKPQHSRINSKLANLTVTPPMVVVTSKYGQPVTYRTMPSSSSSSSTTTTTTTTTTTTTARPTTTTTTTQKPSTTTTTTIRTTNKPKPKPKTTRRTTAATTTTTTTSSTTTTTTTPRPTITTTTTTARPTTTTTTTKRSTLRPKQSTARPLIIKTNPSILEAEPLDVSDDSTAPTLPPSLPNLKIIPFLPTDAVNSQATKLQSQSSYNNVNTNNNYYQQQPMAADKMDIDYDPAYDETAALYPSITSAYPQQQQQSQVSSSNNNDQAAYKYKFNVEVPAVEAPPEPVVHLGGQYEGSAAYVNYDFEQQVVPPAHSGFSPPTETEGGFMPKDPLVIDGEVLHDHVTSNVILSIGNNYQVTQHIIDITTAASENDTIPIEITTPDPFKDVIHTERSPNLDALIVDKQPAQQQQLQQLQQQQQEQQLQQQQLQHIESVSYSISSASGGNKATTQTPATTTTTTTTTTPSTTTTAAAAALPSIIDKNEINKLDQLLDELLGSVSQSTVPPFRTLPPSIAVKNYRYNNNNIETGNNKCEASNNDNNTCL, from the exons ATGCGCAGAGAAgaagaaacagcaacaacaacaacaacaacaacattaacagcGACTACAACAACCAAAAGAAGTGCTGCAAGTGAGGCAAAGATGACGCTTCGCTTAGTCAGCATATTATCGCTGgcattatttttagtattgccCGCACAGTTGGATGCATTTATCACGCAGAATACAG GCTGCCATCACAATGGCACATGGTATGCGGACAAATCGGTGGTGCCCAGCATGGAGAAGTGCCTCAACTGTCAGTGCAATCGCAAGACACTCGTGTGTCGTCTAAAAGTGTGCCCAGAGATGCCGATGCCACCGCCACGCGGTTGTGTGGTCGTCCAAAAGAAGAATACCTGTTGCCCGTATTTGTCGTGTGCTCGTCTCGATGCCTTCTACAAGATTCCCACCAAGCGACGCATCATCGCCTACTTGGATCACTATGAACGCGAGTCCATCGATCGTGTGGTCAACGATAATATGCTGCAAAGGCGCTCTGATGACTCGGACGTGGATCTATTCG tttgtGTGAAGAATGGCACGGTGTACAAGTCGGGATCTGCGATGTCCTCATCGAATCTGTGCAGCTATTGTTATTGCATTG GTGGCACCGAGAAGTGCGTCAAACCCAAGTGCATGCTGCCAGTGGAGGGCTGCAAGCCCATCTTCGTGGACTCCACCTGCTGCCCGGTTCGTTacgactgcagcagcaagaCATCGGGCAAATCCTCGCAAGAAGTGCGCTATCGCAAGACCTCGAACAAACACTTCCAACGCATGTCGCAAAGACTTCAACGCAATCGCGGCTGCACCGTCAACAGTCAGTTCTATGCGGAGGGACAGAAGATGCGTTCGGATACGGACAAACCCTGCGACATTTGCTTCTGCATACGCGGAACACGTCGCTGTGCTCCAAAGAAATGCTCCCCAGCGTTGAAGAACTGCATCCCGGTGGTGCCCAAAGGGCAGTGTTGTCCCTCGAGCTACGATTGCGGCAGTCAGCGGGATTATCGCCGATCGCAGAGTTCGCGACAATTCAATCTTTACAATCTGCTGTTCGGCAAGGAGGAACAAGAGgctgaggcagcagcagctgcggcgATGATGCCTCAGAATTCTATGATGGCCGAGCATTATCCACACGATCGTCACCCGACGCTGCCGACGGTGGGAGATGCCATGGAGGCGAGCAGCGAGAAAAGTATTATGGACACGCTGCGTGAGGGACTTGAGTTCAtcgatggcaacaacaatcagatGCTCGCCAGCAACATGGATTTGGTAACGGCAGCAACACCTGCACCCATAATCCAAGACGGAAGCACCACAGAACTGAGTTTGCTGGATTTGCTATTGGGTCCCAGCACACAACAAAGTGAAGTCAAGGTGACGCAGGAGTCGTTGACGACAACGAAGAAACCTTTGTCCTGGGTGGATTTATTGCTAGGTCCCGATGAAgaagatgttgctgctgtcacaGAGTCGAGTATAGAATCAAACACAGCGCTGGCTCAATTGGAGACGCAACCGAGTGTGGCAAGCAGCACTTTAAGTAGCATTAAACGCATTGCCGATGACTTTGACGATCAACTGGGCAGCGATGAGATTGCTGTGGGTGAATTACCCGCCGAAGCACAACAAATATTGCTCAGCAATTCGCAGTCAAAGGAAGAAGAAAtcgaaacaacagcaaagccaGCGAATGATTTGTTCAATGCGTTCTTGAATGGACTCTCCGATATGCTGGACGGTAATGCAACGAGcagctcaacaacaacaactccaacgacaacaacgacgaccaCAAGGCGACCCACAGTCAAAGTGCAACATGCAGCTCCAATGTTTCGTCCACTACCGAGTAATAAACCGCAGCACAGTCGCATCAACTCGAAGCTGGCAAATCTGACGGTGACGCCGCCAATGGTTGTGGTCACCAGCAAGTATGGACAGCCCGTGACCTACAGAACaatgcccagcagcagcagcagcagcagtacaacaacaaccactacaacaacgacaaccacaacgacagccagacccacaacaacaacaacaaccactcaGAAACCaagcaccacaacaacaacaacaattcgaaCTACAAACAAACCGAAACCAAAGCCGAAGACAACGCGAcgcaccacagcagcaacaacaactacaacaacaacaagtagcacgaccacaacaacaaccacaccGCGACCCaccatcacaacaacaacaactacagcgcGACCCACGACAACCACTACAACCACTAAACGAAGCACTTTGAGACCCAAGCAAAGCACCGCGCGACCTTTGATCATCAAAACGAATCCCAGCATTTTGGAAGCCGAGCCTTTGGATGTCAGCGATGACAGCACGGCGCCCACTTTGCCACCCAGTTTGCCTAATCTCAAGATCATTCCCTTCCTGCCCACAGATGCTGTGAATAGCCAAGCAACCAAGCTGCAATCGCaaagcagctacaacaatgtcaacaccaacaacaactactatcAGCAACAGCCAATGGCTGCTGATAAAATGGATATTGATTACGATCCAGCTTACGATGAGACTGCCGCACTTTATCCTTCAATAACCTCAGCTtatccacaacaacagcaacagtcgcaagtcagcagcagcaacaacaacgatcaGGCTGCCTACAAATACAAGTTCAATGTCGAGGTGCCCGCTGTTGAGGCGCCACCAGAGCCGGTTGTGCATCTCGGTGGACAATACGAAGGCAGTGCAGCGTATGTTAACTACGACTTTGAGCAGCAAGTTGTGCCACCAGCGCACAGCGGCTTCTCGCCACCCACAGAGACTGAGGGCGGTTTTATGCCCAAGGATCCACTGGTCATCGATGGCGAGGTGTTGCACGATCACGTCACATCCAATGTGATACTTTCGATAGGCAACAACTATCAAGTCACACAACACATCATCGATATAACAACTGCGGCGAGTGAAAACGACACGATTCCAATAG AAATCACAACACCCGATCCCTTTAAAGATGTCATCCACACCGAGAGGTCGCCCAATCTGGACGCACTCATTGTGGACAAGCAGccagcacaacagcaacagttgcagcaactacagcaacagcaacaggaacaacagttgcagcaacagcagctgcaacacatCGAGAGCGTAAGCTATAGCATAAGCAGCGCTTCCGGtggcaacaaagcaacaacacaaacacccgccacaacaacaactaccactacaacaacaactccatcaacaacaacaacagcagcagcagcagcactgcCATCGATAATAgacaaaaacgaaatcaatAAACTGGACCAGTTGCTGGACGAGTTGCTGGGCAGCGTCAGTCAGAGCACGGTGCCGCCCTTTAGGACATTGCCACCCAGCATAGCAGTAAAAAACTAccgctacaacaacaacaacatcgagaccggcaacaacaagtgcgaggccagcaacaacgacaacaacacgtGTCTATAA
- the LOC133847254 gene encoding uncharacterized protein LOC133847254 has translation MSPFDTLPFMNASYEVRPHMLQPQQQQQQLLELQQRPQQFHHYQHAPSSSSSITTTKPTTTTAATDASVVVGGESLMDATGMLKLAGCNIYGRMYRVGRIIVELSNQCLECKCTEVGVKCGPLDC, from the coding sequence ATGTCACCGTTCGACACATTGCCCTTCATGAACGCCAGCTATGAGGTGCGACCGCATATgttgcaaccacaacagcagcagcagcaattgttggAGTTGCAACAGCGACCGCAGCAATTCCATCATTATCAGCACGCGcccagtagcagcagcagcatcacaacaacaaaaccgacaacaactacagcagcaacagatgcaagtgttgttgttgggggcGAGAGTTTAATGGATGCCACGGGTATGCTAAAATTAGCTGGATGCAACATTTATGGTCGCATGTATCGCGTCGGTCGCATTATAGTCGAATTATCCAATCAATGCCTGGAATGCAAATGCACCGAGGTGGGCGTCAAGTGTGGCCCACTAGACTGTTAA
- the LOC133850693 gene encoding protein rhomboid, protein MSLPRIDSNKDTKDARLLLPAMLTPRVAPLQKIFIDDLTMDRRHRQWRVPWFILLMCFVQISLHHIADQCMQRRLIYRPESRHEYWRYFTYMLLHADAWHLAINMCLQFFVGVWLELEQGHWRVAVVYIAGGICGALANAWLQPELLLLGASAGVYAMLCSHVPHLVLNFKQLSHRYVRIAVILILLMCDAAFTAFHFCINHNRNPRISLEAHLGGVIAGLMVGYLAYRRLLRKKSMSTSSTSTSASTTWHFWGTQYA, encoded by the exons atGTCATTGCCTCGCATTGATAGTAACAAGGACACAAAGGATGCgcggctgttgttgccagcAATGTTGACGCCGCGCGTTGCACCGttgcaaaaaatattcattgatGACCTGACAATGGATCGACGACATCGCCAATGGCGTGTGCCCTGGTTCATATTATTGATGTGCTTTGTGCAG atATCGCTGCATCACATTGCCGACCAATGCATGCAACGTCGTCTCATCTATAGGCCGGAATCACGGCATGAATATTGGCGATACTTTACCTACATGCTGCTGCATGCGGATGCTTGGCACCTGGCCATCAATATGTGTCTTCAG TTCTTTGTGGGTGTCTGGCTGGAACTGGAGCAGGGTCATTGGCGTGTGGCCGTGGTTTATATTGCGGGTGGCATTTGTGGGGCATTGGCCAATGCCTGGCTGCAGCCGGAGCTGTTATTGTTGGGTGCCTCCGCGGGCGTCTATGCGATGCTGTGCAGTCATGTGCCCCACCTGGTTTTG aattttaaacaattgtCGCATCGTTATGTGCGCATTGCAGTGATCTTGATATTGTTGATGTGCGATGCGGCATTCAccgcatttcatttttgcatcAATCACAATCGCAATCCCCGCATTAGTCTCGAGGCACATCTTGGTGGCGTTATCGCGGGTTTAATGGTTGGGTATTTGGCATATCGACGCCTTCTTCGAAAGAAGTCGATGTCAACATCCTCAACATCAACTTCGGCTTCGACAACTTGGCATTTTTGGGGCACTCAATATGCgtaa